A region from the Cryptosporangium arvum DSM 44712 genome encodes:
- a CDS encoding MFS transporter, translating to MVGVVNTAVPSKRRLHRAWLVAGVAFVALVGAAAFRAAPSVLILPLQEEFGWSTADISLAVTVNLVLFGLTAPFAAALIQRLGLRWVTTAALLLVALGAAATVGMTARWQLVLCWGVLVGLGTGSMALVFAASVADRWFVARRGLVVGVLTAGSATGQLIFLPPVAALADSQGWRVASLAVAGCALAVVPLVVLFLRDRPEDVGLTRFGSDEPSPERPSGGAARSAFGGLALGVRSGTFWLLVGGFAICGASSNGLVGTHLVPAAHDHGLPTTAAAGLLAVIGIFDIVGTIASGWLTDRYDPRLLLLAYYGLRGASLLLLPALLPSLGHGVGPSMLLFIVFYGLDWVATVPPTVALCRQAFGDRAPVVFGWVFASHQLGAALMASGAGWIRDTFGTYTPAWYAAGALCLLAATLSVGVGRGSRAATLKGKDLSPAVAAAS from the coding sequence CTGGTTGGCGTGGTCAACACTGCTGTGCCGTCCAAGCGGCGGCTTCATCGCGCCTGGCTCGTCGCCGGCGTCGCGTTCGTCGCGCTCGTCGGCGCGGCCGCGTTCCGGGCCGCGCCGAGCGTCCTGATCCTGCCCCTGCAGGAGGAGTTCGGCTGGTCGACGGCCGACATCTCGCTCGCCGTCACGGTGAACCTGGTGCTCTTCGGCCTCACCGCCCCGTTCGCGGCCGCGCTCATCCAGCGGCTCGGCCTGCGCTGGGTCACCACGGCGGCGTTGTTGCTGGTCGCCCTGGGTGCGGCGGCCACCGTGGGGATGACCGCCCGCTGGCAACTCGTGCTCTGCTGGGGTGTGCTCGTCGGGCTCGGCACCGGCTCGATGGCGCTGGTGTTCGCCGCGTCGGTCGCCGACCGCTGGTTCGTCGCCCGCCGTGGCCTGGTGGTCGGCGTGCTCACCGCGGGCAGCGCCACCGGTCAGCTGATCTTCCTGCCGCCGGTGGCCGCGCTGGCCGACTCCCAGGGGTGGCGGGTCGCGTCGCTGGCGGTCGCCGGCTGTGCTCTCGCGGTCGTGCCGCTCGTCGTGCTGTTCCTGCGTGACCGGCCCGAGGACGTGGGGCTCACCCGCTTCGGCAGCGACGAGCCCAGCCCCGAGCGCCCCAGCGGCGGCGCGGCCCGCTCCGCGTTCGGCGGTCTCGCGCTCGGCGTCCGCAGCGGCACTTTCTGGCTGTTAGTGGGTGGGTTCGCGATCTGCGGCGCGTCGTCGAACGGGTTGGTCGGCACGCACCTCGTGCCGGCCGCGCACGACCACGGCCTGCCCACCACGGCGGCCGCGGGCCTGCTGGCCGTGATCGGGATCTTCGACATCGTCGGCACGATCGCGTCGGGCTGGCTCACCGACCGCTACGACCCCCGGCTGCTCCTGCTGGCCTACTACGGGCTGCGCGGTGCGTCGTTGCTGCTGCTCCCGGCGCTGCTGCCGTCGCTGGGACACGGGGTGGGGCCCTCGATGCTGCTGTTCATCGTGTTCTACGGGTTGGACTGGGTGGCCACCGTGCCGCCGACCGTCGCGCTCTGCCGGCAGGCGTTCGGCGACCGCGCGCCCGTCGTGTTCGGCTGGGTGTTCGCGTCCCACCAGCTCGGGGCGGCGCTGATGGCGTCGGGCGCGGGCTGGATCCGGGACACGTTCGGCACGTACACGCCGGCCTGGTACGCGGCCGGGGCGCTGTGCCTTCTCGCCGCGACCCTGTCGGTCGGCGTCGGTCGGGGTAGTCGGGCGGCTACGCTCAAGGGGAAGGACTTGAGTCCGGCGGTTGCCGCCGCCAGCTGA
- the proS gene encoding proline--tRNA ligase → MAKAPVLTPQAEDFPRWYQDVIAKAELADNGPVRGTMVIRPTGYALWERMQREMDDRIKVAGAQNAYFPLFIPESYLRKEAEHVEGFSPELAVVTHAGGKQLEEPVVVRPTSETIINASFSKWVQSYRDLPLLVNAWANVVRWEMRPRVFLRTTEFLWQEGHTCHATQADARSYARRILHEAYEDFMVNVLAMPVVVGRKSPKERFAGAINTLTLEGMMRDGKALQMGTSHELGQNFAKAFDVQYLSAEGQREYVWQTSWGTSTRMVGGLIMGHGDDNGLRLPPRLAPTQALVMVVKDGDGVGEAAAKLVAELRGAGVRVVLDDRTDTPFGRRAIDAELKGIPVRVELGPRDLAEGNVTVVRRIVGTKTPTALGAAAAAVSTALVEDQQALYDEALARRESRTTDVTTLEDALAASATGWARLPWATLADGGEARLAQDAVTVRCLIRPDGSVPESDDEPGVIAIVGRSY, encoded by the coding sequence ATGGCAAAGGCTCCCGTTCTCACGCCGCAGGCTGAGGACTTTCCCCGCTGGTACCAGGACGTGATCGCGAAGGCCGAACTGGCCGACAACGGGCCGGTCCGCGGCACGATGGTGATCCGACCGACCGGGTACGCGCTGTGGGAGCGGATGCAGCGCGAGATGGACGACCGGATCAAGGTCGCCGGCGCGCAGAACGCGTACTTCCCGCTGTTCATCCCGGAGTCCTACCTCCGCAAGGAGGCCGAGCACGTCGAGGGCTTCAGCCCCGAGCTCGCCGTGGTCACCCACGCCGGTGGCAAGCAGCTCGAGGAGCCCGTCGTCGTCCGCCCCACGTCCGAGACGATCATCAACGCGTCGTTCTCGAAGTGGGTGCAGTCGTACCGCGACCTGCCCCTGCTCGTGAACGCCTGGGCGAACGTCGTGCGCTGGGAGATGCGCCCGCGGGTGTTCCTGCGCACCACCGAGTTCCTCTGGCAGGAGGGTCACACCTGCCACGCCACCCAGGCCGACGCCCGCTCCTACGCCCGCCGGATCCTGCACGAGGCCTACGAGGACTTCATGGTCAACGTGCTGGCGATGCCGGTCGTCGTCGGCCGCAAGAGCCCGAAGGAGCGGTTCGCCGGCGCGATCAACACGCTGACGCTCGAGGGCATGATGCGTGACGGCAAGGCGCTGCAGATGGGCACCAGCCACGAGCTGGGCCAGAACTTCGCCAAGGCGTTCGACGTCCAGTACCTGAGCGCCGAGGGGCAGCGGGAGTACGTCTGGCAGACGTCCTGGGGCACCTCCACCCGCATGGTCGGCGGTCTGATCATGGGCCACGGCGACGACAACGGGCTGCGGCTGCCGCCCCGGCTCGCGCCGACGCAGGCCCTCGTCATGGTCGTGAAGGACGGCGACGGCGTCGGGGAGGCGGCCGCGAAGCTCGTCGCGGAACTGCGCGGGGCCGGCGTCCGGGTGGTCCTGGACGACCGCACCGACACGCCGTTCGGCCGCCGGGCGATCGACGCCGAGCTCAAGGGCATCCCGGTCCGGGTCGAGCTCGGTCCGCGCGACCTGGCCGAGGGCAACGTGACGGTCGTCCGCCGGATCGTCGGGACGAAGACGCCGACGGCGCTCGGCGCGGCCGCCGCGGCGGTCTCCACCGCGCTGGTCGAGGACCAGCAGGCCCTGTACGACGAGGCGCTGGCCCGCCGCGAGTCGCGCACCACCGACGTGACGACGCTCGAGGACGCGCTCGCCGCCTCCGCGACCGGCTGGGCGCGCCTGCCGTGGGCGACGCTCGCCGACGGCGGCGAGGCCCGGCTGGCCCAGGACGCGGTCACCGTGCGGTGCCTGATCCGCCCCGACGGGTCGGTGCCGGAGTCCGACGACGAGCCGGGCGTGATCGCGATCGTCGGCCGGTCGTACTGA
- the trmD gene encoding tRNA (guanosine(37)-N1)-methyltransferase TrmD: MKIDVVSIFPAYLAPLRESLIGKAVDRGVIELGVHDLRQWTHDVHRTVDDSPYGGGPGMLMRPEPWGQALDTLAPASGAQPRLVVPTPAGRPFTQALAHELAAEPWLMFACGRYEGIDSRVVSHAADRMVVDEVSLGDYVLAGGEVAVLVIVEAVGRLLPGVLGNVASHEQDSFSDGLLEGPAFTRPEEWRGYSVPDVLLSGHHAAIARWRRDESLRRTAARRPELLSDVVLDKADVKVLAEAGFPVTPKDVAQ; this comes from the coding sequence GTGAAGATCGACGTGGTTTCGATCTTCCCGGCTTACCTCGCTCCGCTCCGGGAGTCGCTGATCGGCAAGGCCGTCGACCGGGGCGTCATCGAGCTCGGTGTGCACGACCTGCGGCAGTGGACGCACGACGTGCACCGCACGGTGGACGACTCCCCGTACGGCGGTGGCCCGGGCATGCTGATGCGGCCCGAGCCGTGGGGCCAGGCGCTGGACACCCTGGCGCCGGCGTCCGGGGCCCAGCCCCGGCTCGTCGTGCCGACGCCGGCCGGGCGCCCGTTCACGCAGGCGCTCGCGCACGAACTGGCGGCCGAACCCTGGCTGATGTTCGCGTGCGGGCGGTACGAGGGCATCGATTCGCGGGTCGTCTCGCACGCGGCCGACCGGATGGTGGTCGACGAGGTCAGCCTCGGCGACTACGTGCTGGCCGGTGGCGAGGTGGCGGTGCTCGTGATCGTGGAGGCCGTCGGCCGGCTGCTGCCGGGGGTGCTCGGGAACGTGGCCTCGCACGAGCAGGACTCGTTCTCCGACGGCCTGCTGGAGGGTCCGGCGTTCACGCGTCCGGAGGAGTGGCGGGGGTACTCGGTGCCCGACGTGCTCCTGTCCGGGCACCACGCGGCGATCGCGCGGTGGCGGCGGGACGAGTCGCTGCGGCGGACCGCGGCCCGGCGTCCGGAACTGCTCTCGGACGTGGTGCTGGACAAAGCGGACGTGAAGGTGCTCGCGGAGGCCGGGTTTCCGGTTACTCCGAAAGATGTGGCACAGTAG
- a CDS encoding DUF402 domain-containing protein translates to MYYEPGRTALVRHCRGGVVQGVRPCVVVEDGPDGTLLWLARDTPMRISLYADGRPVRDVPLAERFTAPWHTGPGVWTGTSALEWIPPGAPWHTVYWFFDGAGRFRNWYVNVETPPVRWAHGFDSDDLELDVVIAPDRSCVLKDEDELEAAVAAGDIPTRVADRTRLEAAKAIDAATAGRPPFDGRLTDFVPDPSWTVPTLLDEWDAPVVATSAESLLTRS, encoded by the coding sequence ATGTACTACGAGCCCGGCCGGACCGCGCTGGTCCGGCACTGTCGCGGTGGAGTCGTGCAGGGCGTCCGGCCCTGCGTCGTGGTCGAGGACGGGCCGGACGGCACGTTGCTCTGGCTGGCCCGCGACACCCCGATGCGGATCTCGCTGTACGCCGACGGCCGGCCGGTGCGTGACGTGCCGCTCGCGGAACGGTTCACGGCGCCCTGGCACACCGGCCCGGGCGTCTGGACCGGCACCAGCGCGTTGGAGTGGATCCCGCCGGGCGCGCCGTGGCACACCGTGTACTGGTTCTTCGACGGCGCCGGTCGGTTCCGCAACTGGTACGTGAACGTCGAGACGCCTCCCGTCCGCTGGGCGCACGGCTTCGATTCCGACGACCTGGAGCTCGACGTCGTCATCGCGCCCGACCGTTCCTGCGTGCTCAAGGACGAGGACGAGCTCGAAGCGGCGGTCGCGGCCGGCGACATCCCGACCCGGGTGGCCGATCGCACCCGCCTGGAAGCGGCGAAGGCGATCGACGCCGCCACCGCGGGCCGGCCGCCGTTCGACGGCCGGCTCACGGACTTCGTTCCCGACCCGTCCTGGACTGTTCCGACGCTCCTGGACGAATGGGACGCGCCGGTCGTCGCCACCTCGGCTGAGTCGTTGCTGACCCGCAGTTAG
- a CDS encoding GlxA family transcriptional regulator, with product MPFADSGRHRVAVLALDDAVPFDVGIPGQVLGAAERDGEKLYSVHVCSPGAAPVETTAGYAIAPKYGLAELETADTVLVPGIRGLTAGHRVFPTEVLDALRAAAARGARVASICTGAFVVAATGLLDGRRATTHWLWADSFRARYPRVTLDPDVLFIDEGPIATSAGVAAGIDLCLHLVRRDFGSEVANRAARRCVAPPWRDGGQAQYVERPMPATPDASTSTTRAWALEHLDEPLDLATMAAHAGMSVRTFTRRFRQETGQSPGPWLSALRVDRARQLLEETDLPIDRIAHRAGFGTTASLRQHFAGSVGTSPHAYRRTFRAG from the coding sequence ATGCCGTTCGCGGATTCGGGTCGTCACCGCGTCGCCGTGCTCGCGCTCGACGACGCGGTGCCGTTCGACGTCGGTATCCCCGGCCAGGTGCTCGGCGCGGCCGAGCGCGACGGCGAGAAGCTCTACAGCGTCCACGTGTGCTCGCCCGGGGCGGCGCCGGTGGAGACGACGGCCGGGTACGCGATCGCACCGAAGTACGGGCTCGCGGAACTCGAGACGGCGGACACCGTGCTGGTGCCCGGCATTCGTGGGCTCACCGCCGGGCACCGCGTGTTCCCCACTGAGGTTCTGGACGCGCTCCGGGCCGCCGCCGCGCGGGGCGCGCGCGTGGCGTCGATCTGCACCGGGGCTTTCGTGGTGGCCGCGACCGGGTTGCTCGACGGCAGGCGGGCCACCACGCACTGGCTCTGGGCCGACTCGTTCCGGGCCCGGTACCCGCGGGTGACGCTCGACCCGGACGTCCTGTTCATCGACGAGGGGCCGATCGCCACGTCGGCCGGCGTGGCCGCCGGGATCGACCTGTGCCTGCACCTGGTCCGGCGGGACTTCGGCAGCGAGGTGGCGAACCGGGCCGCCCGGCGGTGCGTGGCGCCGCCCTGGCGCGACGGCGGCCAGGCGCAGTACGTGGAGCGGCCGATGCCCGCGACGCCCGACGCGTCGACGAGCACGACCCGGGCCTGGGCACTGGAGCACCTGGACGAGCCGCTGGACCTGGCGACGATGGCGGCGCACGCCGGGATGAGCGTGCGGACGTTCACCCGGCGGTTCCGCCAGGAGACCGGCCAGAGCCCGGGGCCGTGGCTCAGCGCGCTGCGGGTCGACCGGGCCCGCCAGCTCCTCGAGGAGACCGATCTCCCGATCGACCGCATCGCCCACCGGGCCGGGTTCGGCACGACCGCCTCACTCCGCCAGCACTTCGCCGGCTCGGTCGGAACCTCGCCCCACGCCTACCGCCGCACGTTCCGCGCCGGGTGA
- the rpsP gene encoding 30S ribosomal protein S16, giving the protein MATKIKLLRLGKIRAPHYRIVVADARTKRDGRVIETIGKYHPKEDPSFIEVDGERAQYWLGVGAQPTEAVAAILRVTGDWQKHKGEPAPPPMKVAAPKRDKKELFNEVARASADGAPVADATTPKKKAAKKADAEDATAASGS; this is encoded by the coding sequence GTGGCCACCAAGATCAAGTTGCTGCGTCTCGGCAAGATTCGCGCACCGCACTACCGGATCGTCGTCGCCGACGCCCGCACCAAGCGTGACGGCCGCGTCATCGAGACGATCGGCAAGTACCACCCCAAGGAAGACCCGAGCTTCATCGAGGTCGACGGCGAGCGGGCGCAGTACTGGCTCGGCGTCGGCGCCCAGCCCACCGAGGCGGTCGCGGCGATCCTCCGCGTCACCGGTGACTGGCAGAAGCACAAGGGCGAGCCGGCTCCGCCTCCGATGAAGGTCGCGGCGCCCAAGCGGGACAAGAAGGAACTCTTCAACGAGGTCGCGCGCGCCTCCGCCGACGGTGCGCCGGTCGCTGACGCGACCACCCCGAAGAAGAAGGCCGCGAAGAAGGCCGACGCCGAAGACGCCACGGCAGCTTCGGGGTCCTGA
- a CDS encoding NTP pyrophosphohydrolase, with amino-acid sequence MSTLVVDGANVVGSVPDGWWKDRRGAASRLRDALVPVASGGLPGVLPGPLRVVLVVEGAARGVTAVPGVEVVSAPGSGDDTIVSVAAAADPPVWVATADRELRARVRALGADVLGPSSVPRR; translated from the coding sequence TTGTCCACGCTGGTCGTCGACGGCGCGAACGTCGTCGGGTCGGTGCCGGACGGCTGGTGGAAGGACCGTCGCGGAGCGGCCTCGCGGCTCCGCGACGCGCTGGTGCCGGTGGCGTCGGGCGGGTTGCCGGGCGTGCTCCCGGGGCCGCTGCGCGTCGTACTCGTCGTGGAGGGCGCGGCGCGCGGCGTCACCGCGGTCCCCGGCGTCGAGGTGGTGTCGGCCCCGGGCTCCGGCGACGACACGATCGTCTCGGTGGCCGCGGCGGCCGACCCTCCGGTCTGGGTGGCGACCGCCGACCGCGAACTCCGCGCCCGCGTCCGCGCCCTCGGCGCCGACGTGCTCGGCCCCTCGTCGGTACCCCGCCGCTGA
- a CDS encoding amidohydrolase family protein, with the protein MALHLRGVVLPDDVERDVWIVGDRLTFEPVPDAKTVSTGGYLLPGLVDAHCHPGIAPDGPVTEVAEAKRLALIDRDAGVLTIRDAGSPIDYRELDDDPDMPRLIRAGRHLAPPRRYIPGLAVECSPAEFVEQAAVQAKAGHGWIKIVGDWIDRGAGDLSPTFDDATFAAAVTAAHDAGARVAVHTFSEDALPGLIAAGVDSIEHGTGLSVDLIDTMARNNTALVPTMTNILTFGGIAEKAQPKFPGYADHMRRLQAGFPAVVRSAYEAGVPIYVGTDAGGGVAHGLAAGEMLLLADAGMAPLDVLAAGSWGARAWLGLPVIEEGALADVTVYESDPREDLRVLKAPSRIVLRGRVVA; encoded by the coding sequence GTGGCACTTCATCTGCGGGGCGTGGTACTTCCGGACGACGTCGAGCGGGACGTCTGGATCGTCGGGGACCGGCTGACGTTCGAGCCGGTCCCCGACGCGAAGACGGTGTCGACCGGCGGGTACCTGCTGCCGGGCCTGGTCGACGCGCACTGCCACCCGGGCATCGCGCCCGACGGGCCGGTCACCGAGGTCGCCGAGGCCAAGCGGCTCGCGCTCATCGACCGCGACGCCGGCGTGCTGACGATCCGGGACGCGGGCTCGCCGATCGACTACCGCGAACTCGACGACGACCCCGACATGCCGCGGCTGATCCGCGCCGGGCGTCACCTGGCACCGCCGCGCCGCTACATCCCGGGGCTCGCGGTCGAGTGCAGCCCGGCGGAGTTCGTCGAGCAGGCCGCGGTGCAGGCCAAGGCCGGGCACGGCTGGATCAAGATCGTCGGCGACTGGATCGACCGCGGGGCCGGTGACCTGAGCCCGACGTTCGACGACGCGACGTTCGCCGCGGCGGTCACGGCGGCGCACGACGCGGGCGCCCGGGTGGCCGTGCACACGTTCAGCGAGGACGCGCTGCCGGGCCTGATCGCGGCCGGCGTCGACTCGATCGAGCACGGCACCGGTCTGTCGGTGGACCTGATCGACACGATGGCGCGGAACAACACCGCGCTGGTGCCGACGATGACCAACATCCTGACGTTCGGCGGCATCGCCGAGAAGGCCCAGCCGAAGTTCCCCGGCTACGCCGACCACATGCGTCGCCTGCAGGCCGGGTTCCCCGCGGTCGTGCGCTCCGCCTACGAGGCCGGTGTGCCGATCTACGTCGGCACCGACGCCGGTGGGGGAGTGGCGCACGGCCTGGCCGCCGGGGAGATGCTGCTGCTCGCCGACGCGGGCATGGCGCCGCTCGACGTCCTCGCGGCCGGTTCCTGGGGCGCCCGCGCCTGGCTCGGCCTCCCGGTGATCGAAGAAGGGGCCCTCGCCGACGTCACCGTCTACGAATCGGATCCCCGCGAGGACCTGCGCGTCCTGAAGGCCCCGTCACGCATCGTGCTCCGCGGCCGGGTCGTCGCCTGA
- the rplS gene encoding 50S ribosomal protein L19, translated as MNTLDELDAASLRSDIPAFRPGDTLKVHVRVVEGNRSRIQVFQGAVIRRQGTGSRETFTVRKVSFGVGVERTFPVHTPVIEKIEVVTRGDVRRAKLYYLRGLRGKAAKIKEKRETTAG; from the coding sequence ATGAACACCCTGGATGAGCTGGACGCCGCTAGCCTGCGTTCCGACATCCCGGCCTTCCGGCCCGGCGACACCCTGAAGGTGCACGTCCGGGTCGTCGAGGGCAACCGGTCCCGCATCCAGGTCTTCCAGGGTGCGGTCATCCGTCGGCAGGGCACCGGCTCGCGCGAGACCTTCACGGTCCGCAAGGTGAGCTTCGGTGTCGGCGTCGAGCGCACCTTCCCGGTGCACACGCCGGTGATCGAGAAGATCGAGGTCGTGACCCGCGGTGACGTGCGTCGCGCCAAGCTCTACTACCTCCGTGGTCTGCGCGGCAAGGCCGCCAAGATCAAGGAGAAGCGTGAGACCACGGCCGGCTGA
- the rimM gene encoding ribosome maturation factor RimM (Essential for efficient processing of 16S rRNA): MQLVVGRIGRAHGIRGDVLVEVRTDEPDDRFAVGSVLVTDPADAGPLTVDDARWHSGKLVVRFADVHDRNRAEELRGLLLVVDSDDLPPSEDPDEFHDYELVGLAVFGVDGTSFGSVVDVVHSAAGELLVFKHQGAERLVPFIREFVPTVDVAGGRVVIDPPEGLFEL; encoded by the coding sequence ATGCAGCTCGTAGTGGGGCGGATCGGGCGTGCCCACGGCATCCGTGGGGACGTCCTGGTCGAGGTGCGGACGGACGAGCCCGACGATCGGTTCGCGGTGGGGTCGGTGCTGGTCACCGACCCTGCCGACGCCGGTCCGCTCACCGTGGACGACGCTCGCTGGCACTCCGGCAAGCTCGTCGTCCGCTTCGCGGACGTCCACGACCGCAACCGGGCCGAGGAACTGCGCGGACTGCTGCTCGTCGTCGATTCCGACGATCTGCCGCCGTCCGAGGATCCGGACGAGTTCCACGACTACGAACTCGTCGGTCTGGCCGTGTTCGGCGTCGACGGGACGTCGTTCGGGTCGGTGGTCGACGTGGTGCACTCGGCCGCGGGTGAGCTCCTGGTGTTCAAGCACCAGGGCGCCGAGCGGCTCGTGCCGTTCATCCGCGAGTTCGTGCCGACCGTCGACGTCGCGGGTGGCCGGGTCGTCATCGATCCGCCGGAGGGGCTGTTCGAGCTGTGA
- the ffh gene encoding signal recognition particle protein, producing MFDTLSDRLSAVFTSLRSKGRLTDADIDKSMREIRVALLEADVALAVVKAFVQSVKNRARGSEVHQALNPAQQVVKIVNEELVGILGGETRRLRFAKNPPTVILLAGLQGAGKTTLAGKLALWLRKQGHTPILVAADLQRPNAVQQLQVVGQRAGVEVFAPEPGSGVGDPVKVARDSIDFAKRQQHDIVVVDTAGRLGIDADMMAQAAAIRDAVNPDEILFVVDAMIGQDAVNTAQAFKDGVGFDGVVLTKLDGDARGGAALSVRHVTGEPIMFASSGEKLEDFDVFHPDRMASRILGMGDMLTLIEQAETVFDAEQQARMSEKMLGEGDFTLDDFLEQMLAVKKMGPIQNVLGMLPGMNQMKGQLDQLDDKHFDRITAVIRSMTPLERQDPKLINGSRRLRIANGSGTTVTDVNQLVERFFEARKMMRQMSSQFGFGGGGMRRGAAKKGKGKKGRKGGGGGGGRPRQQFPGGMPALPPGFPGAPPEAPQQQPDALPGGFDMPKIDFSKLPKK from the coding sequence ATGTTCGACACGCTTTCCGACCGGCTCTCCGCCGTATTCACTTCGCTTCGGTCGAAGGGGCGTCTCACCGACGCCGACATCGACAAGTCCATGCGGGAAATCCGGGTGGCGTTGCTCGAGGCGGACGTCGCGCTGGCGGTCGTCAAGGCGTTCGTCCAGTCGGTCAAGAACCGGGCGCGCGGCTCCGAGGTCCACCAGGCGCTCAACCCGGCCCAGCAGGTCGTCAAGATCGTCAACGAGGAGCTCGTCGGCATCCTCGGCGGCGAGACCCGCCGGTTGCGGTTCGCGAAGAACCCGCCGACGGTCATCCTGCTCGCGGGTCTGCAGGGTGCCGGTAAGACGACGCTCGCCGGGAAGCTCGCGCTCTGGTTGCGCAAGCAGGGCCACACGCCGATCCTCGTCGCCGCCGACCTCCAGCGCCCGAACGCCGTGCAGCAGCTGCAGGTGGTCGGCCAGCGGGCCGGCGTCGAGGTGTTCGCGCCGGAGCCGGGCAGCGGTGTCGGCGACCCGGTGAAGGTCGCCCGCGACTCGATCGACTTCGCCAAGCGCCAGCAGCACGACATCGTCGTCGTCGACACCGCCGGTCGCCTCGGTATCGACGCCGACATGATGGCCCAGGCCGCGGCCATCCGGGACGCGGTGAACCCCGACGAGATCCTGTTCGTCGTCGACGCGATGATCGGTCAGGACGCGGTCAACACCGCCCAGGCCTTCAAGGACGGCGTCGGCTTCGACGGCGTCGTGCTGACCAAGCTGGACGGCGACGCCCGCGGTGGTGCCGCGCTCTCGGTGCGCCACGTCACCGGCGAGCCGATCATGTTCGCCTCCTCGGGCGAGAAGCTCGAGGACTTCGACGTCTTCCACCCCGACCGGATGGCCTCGCGCATCCTCGGCATGGGCGACATGCTGACGCTCATCGAGCAGGCCGAGACGGTCTTCGACGCCGAGCAGCAGGCCCGCATGAGCGAGAAGATGCTCGGCGAGGGCGACTTCACGCTCGACGACTTCCTCGAGCAGATGCTCGCGGTCAAGAAGATGGGCCCGATCCAGAACGTGCTCGGGATGCTGCCCGGCATGAACCAGATGAAGGGCCAGCTCGACCAGCTCGACGACAAGCACTTCGACCGCATCACCGCGGTGATCCGCTCGATGACGCCGCTCGAGCGCCAGGACCCGAAGCTCATCAACGGGTCCCGGCGGCTGCGCATCGCGAACGGTTCCGGAACCACGGTGACCGACGTGAACCAGCTGGTCGAGCGGTTCTTCGAGGCGCGCAAGATGATGCGCCAGATGTCGAGCCAGTTCGGGTTCGGCGGCGGCGGGATGCGCCGCGGCGCGGCCAAGAAGGGCAAGGGCAAGAAGGGGCGCAAGGGCGGTGGCGGCGGCGGTGGCCGGCCGCGCCAGCAGTTCCCCGGAGGGATGCCCGCGCTGCCGCCGGGCTTCCCGGGCGCGCCGCCGGAGGCTCCGCAGCAGCAGCCCGACGCGCTGCCGGGCGGCTTCGACATGCCGAAGATCGACTTCTCGAAGCTGCCGAAGAAGTAG
- a CDS encoding RNA-binding protein, whose amino-acid sequence MVLPAALEHLVRGIVDNPDDVRVDLVHGRRGKVLEVRVHPEDLGKVIGRGGRTAKALRQVVTGIGGRGVRVDVVETDVR is encoded by the coding sequence GTGGTCCTGCCCGCAGCGCTGGAACACCTCGTCCGCGGCATCGTCGACAACCCGGACGACGTCCGCGTCGACCTGGTGCACGGTCGCCGCGGAAAGGTGCTCGAGGTTCGGGTCCACCCGGAGGATCTCGGCAAGGTGATCGGCCGGGGTGGCCGCACCGCGAAGGCTCTGCGCCAGGTCGTCACCGGTATCGGTGGCCGCGGCGTCCGGGTCGACGTGGTCGAAACCGACGTGCGCTGA